The following coding sequences are from one Verrucosispora sp. WMMD573 window:
- the hisD gene encoding histidinol dehydrogenase, with translation MLNRIDLRGGARDPRHLLPRAQLDVSVAVERIRPIVAAVREHGYPAVREASERFDGIAPEVLRVPAEAIAAAEGTLDGQVRAALLESITRARRVHADQRRVDHTTQVVPGGTVTERWIPVDRVGLYVPGGLAMYPSTVVMNVVPAQAAGVRSLVVASPPQKDNGGLPDPRVLAACALLGVDEVYAVGGAQAVAMLAYGCAVDAAGSAHCAPVDMITGPGNIWVTAAKRLLRGVVGIDAEAGPTEIAILADDTADPVHVAADLISQAEHDPLAASVLVTPSVALADAVDRELARLVPATKHAERVGAALGGEQSGVVLVDDLTAGLRVVDAYAAEHLEIQTADARQWAMRVRNAGAVFVGAYSPVSLGDYCAGSNHVLPTGGCARHSSGLSVQSFLRGVHVVEYTEQALREVAGHVVTLANVEDLPAHGEAVAARFPGAHRDPASQTPTGATT, from the coding sequence GTGTTGAACCGGATCGACCTGCGCGGTGGCGCGCGTGACCCGCGCCACCTGCTGCCTCGTGCCCAGCTCGACGTCTCGGTGGCGGTCGAGCGCATCCGCCCGATCGTCGCGGCGGTGCGTGAGCATGGATATCCGGCGGTCCGCGAGGCCAGCGAGCGGTTCGACGGGATCGCCCCCGAAGTGCTGCGGGTGCCGGCGGAGGCCATCGCGGCTGCGGAGGGCACGCTCGACGGCCAGGTTCGAGCGGCGCTGCTGGAGTCGATCACCCGGGCCCGGCGGGTGCACGCCGACCAGCGACGGGTCGACCACACCACCCAGGTCGTGCCCGGCGGCACGGTCACCGAGCGGTGGATCCCAGTCGACCGGGTCGGTCTCTACGTCCCCGGTGGGCTGGCGATGTACCCGTCGACCGTGGTGATGAACGTGGTGCCCGCCCAGGCGGCCGGCGTCCGGTCGCTGGTGGTGGCCAGCCCGCCGCAGAAGGACAACGGCGGCCTGCCCGATCCGCGGGTGCTCGCTGCCTGCGCGCTGCTCGGCGTCGACGAGGTGTACGCCGTCGGCGGCGCCCAGGCCGTGGCGATGCTGGCGTACGGCTGTGCCGTCGACGCCGCCGGCAGTGCGCACTGCGCTCCGGTGGACATGATCACCGGCCCGGGGAACATCTGGGTCACCGCCGCGAAGCGGCTGTTGCGCGGGGTGGTCGGCATCGACGCGGAGGCCGGCCCGACCGAGATCGCGATCCTGGCCGACGACACCGCCGACCCGGTGCACGTCGCCGCCGACCTGATCAGTCAGGCCGAGCACGACCCCCTCGCGGCCAGTGTGCTGGTCACCCCGTCGGTAGCCCTGGCCGATGCGGTGGACCGGGAGCTGGCCCGACTGGTGCCGGCCACCAAGCACGCCGAGCGGGTCGGCGCCGCGCTGGGCGGCGAGCAGAGCGGCGTGGTGCTTGTCGACGACCTGACGGCGGGCCTGCGGGTGGTCGACGCGTACGCGGCGGAGCACCTGGAGATCCAGACCGCCGACGCCCGGCAGTGGGCGATGCGGGTACGCAATGCCGGGGCGGTCTTCGTGGGCGCGTACTCGCCGGTGTCGCTGGGCGACTACTGCGCCGGCTCCAACCACGTGCTGCCCACCGGGGGATGCGCCCGGCACTCGTCCGGGCTGTCGGTGCAGTCGTTCCTGCGCGGCGTGCACGTGGTGGAGTACACCGAGCAGGCGCTGCGGGAGGTCGCCGGCCACGTGGTGACCCTGGCGAACGTGGAGGACCTGCCGGCGCACGGCGAGGCGGTCGCCGCCCGGTTCCCCGGTGCTCACCGGGACCCGGCTTCCCAGACGCCGACCGGGGCGACCACATGA
- a CDS encoding histidinol-phosphate transaminase has product MTGLADLPIRDDLRGLSPYGAPQLDAPVRLNTNENSHPLPEAVAEAIGKALAAELRDLNRYPDRDARALRADLAGYLGHGLTGDGVWAANGSNEVQQQLLQAFAGPGRSALGFTPAYSMHPLLALGTGTRWVPARRGADFVLTVDEAVAQVREHRPDVIFLCSPNNPTGTALDPAVIGAVLDVAPGMVVVDEAYAEFARPGTVSALTMLPGQPRLVVTRTMSKAFGFAGGRLGYLAADPAVVAAVQLVRLPYHLSALTQAAARAALAHCDTLLGTVAEIAEQRDRMVGELRRRGLRVADSDANFVLYEVGGDQSVAWRALVAHGVLVRDVGLPGWLRVTAGTRAETDAFLAAVDSIQREGSIAPQPLPTKGRS; this is encoded by the coding sequence ATGACCGGGTTGGCCGACCTGCCGATCCGGGACGATCTGCGGGGGCTGTCGCCGTACGGCGCGCCGCAGCTCGACGCGCCGGTGCGGCTGAACACCAACGAGAACTCCCACCCGCTGCCGGAGGCGGTGGCCGAGGCGATCGGCAAGGCTCTCGCTGCGGAACTACGCGACCTCAACCGCTACCCCGATCGGGACGCGCGGGCGTTGCGGGCCGACCTGGCCGGGTACCTCGGCCACGGGCTCACCGGCGACGGCGTGTGGGCGGCCAACGGTTCCAACGAGGTCCAGCAGCAACTGCTCCAGGCGTTCGCGGGGCCGGGACGCAGCGCGCTCGGCTTCACCCCGGCGTACTCGATGCATCCGCTGCTGGCGCTCGGCACGGGCACCCGGTGGGTGCCGGCCCGTCGGGGGGCCGACTTCGTGCTGACCGTCGACGAGGCGGTCGCGCAGGTCCGCGAGCACCGGCCGGACGTGATCTTCCTCTGCTCGCCGAACAATCCCACCGGCACCGCGCTCGACCCGGCGGTGATCGGCGCGGTCCTCGACGTCGCTCCGGGGATGGTGGTGGTCGACGAGGCGTACGCGGAGTTCGCCCGGCCGGGCACGGTCAGCGCCCTGACGATGCTGCCCGGGCAGCCACGGCTGGTGGTCACCCGGACGATGAGCAAGGCGTTCGGGTTCGCCGGTGGCCGGCTGGGCTATCTTGCCGCCGATCCGGCGGTGGTGGCGGCGGTGCAGCTGGTCCGGCTGCCGTACCACCTCTCCGCGCTCACCCAGGCCGCCGCCCGGGCCGCGCTGGCCCACTGCGACACGCTGCTCGGCACGGTCGCCGAGATCGCCGAGCAGCGTGACCGCATGGTCGGCGAACTGCGCCGCCGTGGCCTGCGGGTCGCCGACAGCGACGCCAATTTCGTGTTGTACGAGGTGGGCGGCGACCAGTCGGTGGCCTGGCGGGCGCTGGTGGCGCACGGCGTGTTGGTGCGGGACGTCGGCCTGCCCGGCTGGCTGCGGGTCACCGCCGGCACCCGGGCCGAGACCGACGCCTTCCTCGCCGCCGTGGACAGTATTCAGCGCGAGGGATCCATCGCCCCGCAGCCGCTACCGACGAAAGGCAGATCATGA
- a CDS encoding LON peptidase substrate-binding domain-containing protein — protein MTARLPVFPLATVLFPGLVLPLHIFEERYRALVRHLVALPEGAPREFGVVAIRSGWEVASGAGQDRSGVGEVTLHEVGCTAELRQVTELEDGGFDIVTVGRRRFRMGDVDRNSAPYLTAEVQWLPEPDGPDETADLLAARVIAVFRQYLGLIRAEAGQLTEQLPEDPTVLSHLVAATAALTLTDRQRLLAIDGTAARLRAELNLLNREAALLRQVRAVPVPLAELASPPPAPN, from the coding sequence GTGACCGCACGGCTGCCGGTGTTCCCGCTCGCCACGGTGCTCTTCCCGGGGCTGGTGCTGCCGCTGCACATCTTCGAGGAGCGTTACCGCGCGCTGGTCCGACACCTCGTCGCGCTGCCCGAGGGCGCACCGCGCGAGTTCGGGGTGGTGGCCATCCGCAGTGGCTGGGAGGTCGCCTCCGGCGCCGGTCAGGACCGTTCCGGCGTCGGCGAGGTCACCCTGCACGAGGTGGGCTGCACCGCCGAGCTGCGGCAGGTCACCGAGTTGGAGGACGGGGGCTTCGACATCGTCACCGTTGGGCGGCGTCGCTTCCGGATGGGCGACGTCGACCGGAACTCCGCGCCGTACCTGACCGCCGAGGTGCAGTGGTTGCCCGAGCCGGATGGCCCGGACGAAACCGCCGACCTGCTGGCGGCCCGGGTGATCGCCGTCTTCCGGCAGTACCTGGGCTTGATCCGGGCCGAGGCCGGTCAGCTCACCGAGCAACTGCCCGAGGATCCGACGGTGCTGTCCCACCTGGTCGCCGCGACCGCGGCGTTGACGCTGACCGACCGCCAGCGACTACTCGCCATCGACGGCACGGCGGCCCGGCTGCGCGCCGAACTGAACCTGCTCAACCGCGAGGCGGCGCTGCTTCGCCAGGTGCGGGCGGTTCCGGTACCGCTGGCGGAGCTGGCCTCGCCTCCGCCGGCCCCGAACTGA
- the hisB gene encoding imidazoleglycerol-phosphate dehydratase HisB → MSRTARVERITKETKVLVEVDLDGTGVAEISTGVGFYDHMLHQIARHGGFDLTVRTVGDLEIDAHHTMEDTALALGAAFDQALGDKAGIRRYGSATVPMDEVLVRAAVDLSGRPYVVHDEPPLAPYIGPVYPTSMTRHIWESFGQAARITLHVDVLRAARPGGHPDAHHVVEAQFKAVSRALRKATAVDPTAGGAIPSTKGAL, encoded by the coding sequence ATGAGCCGGACCGCCCGGGTGGAGCGGATCACCAAGGAGACCAAGGTCCTGGTCGAGGTCGACCTCGACGGGACCGGAGTGGCCGAGATCAGCACCGGGGTCGGTTTCTACGACCACATGCTGCACCAGATCGCCCGGCACGGCGGCTTCGACCTGACCGTCCGTACCGTGGGCGACCTGGAGATCGACGCGCATCACACGATGGAGGACACCGCGCTGGCCCTCGGCGCCGCCTTCGACCAGGCGCTGGGCGACAAGGCGGGCATCCGCCGGTACGGTTCGGCCACCGTGCCGATGGACGAGGTGCTGGTCCGGGCCGCCGTCGACCTCTCCGGCCGGCCGTACGTGGTGCACGACGAGCCGCCCCTGGCGCCGTACATCGGCCCGGTGTATCCGACCAGCATGACCCGGCACATCTGGGAGTCGTTCGGCCAGGCGGCCCGGATCACGCTGCACGTGGACGTGTTGCGGGCGGCCCGGCCCGGCGGGCACCCGGACGCCCACCACGTGGTCGAGGCGCAGTTCAAGGCGGTGTCCCGGGCGCTGCGGAAGGCCACCGCGGTGGACCCGACGGCGGGCGGGGCGATTCCCAGCACCAAGGGGGCGTTGTGA
- the hisH gene encoding imidazole glycerol phosphate synthase subunit HisH yields the protein MTGGFAPGGRRRIVVLDYGSGNLRSAERALAAAGADVLVSGDLAAAADADGLVVPGVGAFAACVAGIEAIGAGPVIAGRVAAGRPVLGICVGMQILFESGDEHGVVTKGLGLLPGSVTRLAAARLPHMGWNTVQAPVGSVLFAGLPADSRYYFVHSYAVGDPAALTASGARVTTAHHDCDFVAAVERGALSAAQFHPEKSADTGAALLRNWLATVPAGG from the coding sequence ATGACCGGCGGGTTCGCCCCGGGCGGGCGACGTCGGATCGTGGTGCTCGACTACGGCTCGGGTAACCTGCGCTCCGCCGAGCGGGCGCTGGCCGCGGCCGGCGCCGACGTGCTGGTCAGCGGTGATCTCGCCGCCGCGGCCGACGCCGACGGTCTGGTGGTTCCCGGAGTGGGCGCCTTCGCCGCCTGTGTGGCCGGCATCGAGGCGATCGGCGCCGGGCCGGTGATCGCCGGGCGGGTCGCCGCCGGTCGTCCGGTGCTGGGCATCTGTGTCGGCATGCAGATCCTCTTCGAGTCCGGTGACGAGCACGGAGTGGTGACCAAGGGACTGGGCCTGCTGCCGGGCTCGGTCACCCGGCTCGCCGCCGCCCGGCTGCCGCACATGGGCTGGAACACCGTGCAGGCACCGGTCGGTTCGGTGCTCTTCGCCGGGCTGCCCGCCGACAGCCGGTACTACTTCGTCCACTCGTACGCGGTGGGCGATCCCGCCGCGTTGACGGCGTCCGGGGCCCGGGTGACCACGGCCCACCACGACTGTGACTTCGTCGCGGCGGTGGAACGCGGCGCGCTGTCGGCCGCCCAGTTCCACCCCGAGAAGTCCGCCGACACCGGTGCCGCGTTGCTGCGCAACTGGCTGGCCACCGTGCCCGCCGGTGGTTGA